A single region of the Lactobacillus isalae genome encodes:
- a CDS encoding bifunctional metallophosphatase/5'-nucleotidase: protein MEKLRIVHTNDLHSHFEQFPKIKRYLHQAQNDKSVDQTFTFDAGDFMDRSHPLSDATEGQANIKLMNEFNYDAITIGNNEGISNSHAVLERLFDHANFPVVLANLREEDESMPKWCTLYKIFETKKKTRIAVVGLTAAYPMTYGPNHWHIKLISDTLDKLLPTIKGQYDMLVIVSHIGLRMDRYIAHHYPEVDLIVGGHSHDYLPKGEKVNHTWITQTGKWGQHIGDIAIQLNDDHQVVSIKPNTVQTADLPSLESDQEKISGWRRQGEQMLQSRKIADLPAKFNNDKMAAIQVSLDAISDFAGTDIAVLNSGLFLKPFHQGILTEADLQAALPHPMHVVQTKLLGSDVWRLVMEMEKNRHFLSKFALKGMSFRGKIFGDLVYKGIQVDHASRTVYINGKEIDPEKEYTLALLDHYVLIPFFPTISIIGKNKFLFPDYLRTVIGNYLKKKYPIDNRKKNNGV from the coding sequence ATGGAAAAGTTACGTATTGTTCACACTAATGATCTGCACTCTCATTTTGAACAGTTTCCTAAAATAAAAAGATATTTACATCAAGCGCAAAATGATAAAAGCGTTGATCAAACCTTTACTTTTGATGCTGGTGATTTTATGGATCGCTCTCATCCTTTGTCCGATGCAACCGAAGGACAAGCCAATATCAAGTTAATGAATGAATTTAACTATGATGCAATCACGATTGGCAATAATGAGGGAATCTCTAATTCACACGCAGTTTTAGAGCGTTTATTTGATCATGCTAATTTCCCAGTTGTTTTAGCTAATTTGCGCGAAGAAGATGAAAGCATGCCAAAATGGTGTACTTTATATAAAATTTTTGAAACCAAAAAGAAAACAAGAATTGCAGTTGTTGGTTTAACTGCTGCTTATCCAATGACTTACGGACCTAACCACTGGCATATAAAATTAATTTCTGATACTTTAGATAAGCTACTTCCTACAATTAAAGGACAATACGACATGTTAGTGATTGTTAGCCATATTGGTTTAAGAATGGATCGCTATATCGCTCATCACTACCCAGAAGTTGATTTGATAGTTGGTGGACATAGTCACGATTATCTTCCAAAGGGAGAAAAAGTAAATCATACTTGGATCACTCAAACTGGAAAATGGGGCCAACATATTGGTGATATTGCAATTCAGTTAAACGATGATCATCAAGTAGTTTCAATTAAACCGAATACTGTTCAAACTGCTGACTTGCCGAGTTTAGAATCTGATCAAGAAAAAATTTCTGGCTGGCGTAGGCAGGGGGAGCAGATGCTTCAATCCCGTAAAATTGCTGATTTACCAGCTAAATTTAATAATGATAAAATGGCAGCTATTCAAGTTTCTTTAGATGCAATTAGTGATTTTGCAGGAACAGATATTGCAGTGTTAAATAGTGGTCTATTTTTAAAACCATTTCATCAAGGAATTTTGACTGAAGCTGATTTACAGGCAGCATTACCTCATCCAATGCACGTAGTTCAAACTAAGCTGTTGGGAAGCGATGTTTGGCGTTTGGTAATGGAAATGGAGAAGAACCGTCATTTTTTAAGTAAATTTGCGCTTAAAGGAATGAGTTTTAGAGGGAAAATTTTTGGTGATCTTGTATATAAAGGTATTCAGGTGGATCATGCAAGTAGGACTGTCTACATTAATGGAAAAGAAATTGATCCTGAAAAAGAATATACATTAGCCTTACTTGATCACTATGTATTAATTCCATTTTTCCCTACCATTTCAATTATAGGTAAAAATAAATTTTTATTCCCTGACTATCTCAGAACTGTAATTGGAAATTATTTAAAAAAGAAATACCCGATAGATAATAGAAAGAAAAATAATGGAGTATAA
- a CDS encoding YutD family protein, translated as MEYKEADKEQPLYHPLAHVIASDDLIMINGRKYEVLANVKDALDIEMLKEKYDPYLDQYDYLVGDVSSEHLRLKGFYDENDRVAIDKKANAIVDYLEEYCNPGSAYFVLRLAQENQIKKVAFGRQNKRKNASNNRYHTKRPYFKERRVHKTRIGGHKTAVKFQRGNHKNKGFVIKKRKG; from the coding sequence ATGGAGTATAAAGAAGCAGATAAAGAACAACCGCTTTATCATCCTTTGGCCCATGTTATTGCTAGCGATGATCTGATTATGATCAATGGGCGAAAGTATGAAGTTTTAGCTAATGTAAAAGATGCTTTGGATATTGAAATGTTAAAAGAAAAATATGACCCTTACCTTGATCAATATGATTATTTAGTAGGGGATGTTTCAAGTGAGCATCTAAGATTAAAGGGATTTTATGATGAAAATGATCGCGTTGCAATTGATAAAAAGGCCAATGCAATTGTGGATTATTTAGAAGAATACTGTAATCCCGGTAGTGCATATTTTGTTTTACGCCTAGCACAAGAAAATCAAATTAAAAAGGTTGCTTTTGGTAGACAAAATAAAAGAAAAAATGCCAGCAATAATCGATATCATACTAAACGTCCATATTTTAAGGAACGTCGTGTACATAAGACGAGAATTGGTGGGCATAAAACAGCAGTAAAATTTCAACGTGGAAATCATAAAAATAAGGGCTTTGTGATTAAGAAAAGAAAGGGCTAA
- a CDS encoding TIGR01457 family HAD-type hydrolase — MEHKDYKCYLIDLDGTIYRGNDTIESGVRFIHRLQEKNIPHLFLTNNSTRTPQMVVDKLRGHGVNTDIYHIYTPVLATESYLLAQNPDASKIPIYIIGQIGLVQGLLKNERFYYDDRNPKYVVVGMDTDLTYHKIRVATRSIRNGATFIGTNADKNLPYGDELLPGNGSLCTMLEVATGVKPIYIGKPSSIIVASALKMLNAQSQDAILVGDNYDTDIMAGVNCNIDSLLTLTGVTGKEQLAEKDKQPTYVVENLDEWKL, encoded by the coding sequence GTGGAACATAAAGACTATAAATGCTATTTAATTGATTTGGATGGAACTATTTATCGTGGAAACGATACGATTGAAAGTGGCGTAAGATTTATTCATCGCTTGCAGGAGAAAAACATTCCTCACTTATTTTTAACTAATAATTCAACTCGTACTCCGCAAATGGTAGTTGATAAGCTCCGTGGACATGGGGTTAATACAGATATTTATCATATTTATACACCTGTTTTGGCTACAGAGTCTTATTTGCTTGCACAAAATCCTGATGCTTCTAAAATACCAATTTATATTATTGGACAAATTGGATTAGTGCAGGGATTGTTGAAAAATGAACGTTTTTACTATGATGATAGAAATCCTAAATATGTTGTCGTAGGGATGGATACGGATTTAACCTACCATAAAATTCGCGTAGCTACTCGCTCAATTAGAAATGGTGCTACCTTTATTGGAACAAATGCTGATAAGAATTTGCCTTATGGGGATGAATTATTGCCAGGAAATGGTTCTCTTTGCACTATGCTTGAAGTGGCAACTGGTGTTAAGCCAATCTATATTGGAAAGCCCTCATCAATTATTGTGGCTAGCGCATTAAAGATGCTAAATGCGCAGAGCCAAGATGCAATTTTAGTTGGAGATAATTATGATACAGATATTATGGCAGGTGTTAACTGCAACATTGATTCTCTCCTAACATTAACGGGTGTAACTGGCAAAGAACAATTAGCAGAAAAAGATAAGCAGCCAACATATGTTGTAGAGAATCTAGATGAGTGGAAACTATGA
- a CDS encoding TIGR01906 family membrane protein — translation MKRKPIIAVVYNGLMSLATATIIALVLSWPLLAIFVKIQKTNLIVKTSLGTVMKNYTQLLDYLLLPFKNKLQMSDFPTSPSAARHFYECKLLFELAIIVFIVGLIILIFLKMRNRMNYIYISKTTALIFMILPVIILPFALMNFDEFFISFHHLLFNNNDWLFDPTTDPIINVLTEEFFAGCFATGGIIYELYFSYFILAKK, via the coding sequence ATGAAAAGAAAGCCAATAATTGCGGTTGTTTATAATGGACTAATGTCACTTGCTACGGCTACGATCATTGCATTAGTTTTAAGTTGGCCACTGCTAGCAATTTTTGTAAAAATTCAAAAGACTAATTTAATAGTAAAAACTTCGCTTGGAACAGTGATGAAGAATTATACTCAACTTTTAGATTATTTGCTGCTACCATTTAAAAATAAGCTGCAAATGTCTGATTTTCCTACATCTCCAAGTGCGGCACGTCACTTCTATGAGTGCAAGTTATTATTTGAATTAGCAATAATTGTATTTATAGTTGGATTGATCATTCTTATTTTCTTAAAAATGCGAAATAGAATGAATTATATTTATATTTCAAAAACAACGGCTTTGATTTTTATGATTTTACCCGTAATAATTTTGCCGTTTGCTTTGATGAACTTTGATGAATTCTTTATTTCATTTCATCATTTATTGTTCAATAATAATGATTGGCTGTTTGATCCAACAACAGATCCGATTATTAATGTCTTAACAGAAGAATTTTTTGCTGGTTGTTTTGCGACCGGTGGCATAATTTATGAATTGTATTTCTCATATTTTATTTTGGCAAAAAAATAA
- a CDS encoding VTT domain-containing protein, with the protein MGLIDFILHIDDHLVTIVNMFGNWTYLILFAIIFIETGLVIFPFLPGDSLIFACCAMAATPKYNLHFWICYLIFIAAAVLGDTINYEIGHWSQAEGAKHSWFNKLINQEKRKAAENFFDRHGGITIVIGRFIPFIRTFVPFVSGASKMHYRTFIIYNFIGGFLWVTLFAALGFFFGNIPVVQEHFSLIVIAIILISVLPVLIIWLKKKLVLKKELR; encoded by the coding sequence ATGGGACTTATTGATTTTATTCTTCATATTGATGACCACTTAGTCACTATTGTGAATATGTTTGGCAATTGGACATACCTGATCTTGTTTGCAATTATTTTTATCGAAACAGGGTTGGTTATTTTTCCATTCTTACCAGGTGACTCGCTAATCTTTGCTTGTTGTGCAATGGCTGCAACACCAAAATACAATCTGCATTTTTGGATTTGCTACTTAATTTTCATTGCAGCCGCCGTGTTGGGTGACACAATTAACTATGAAATTGGACATTGGTCACAAGCCGAAGGCGCCAAACATAGCTGGTTTAATAAGTTAATTAATCAAGAAAAACGAAAAGCAGCTGAAAACTTCTTCGATCGACACGGCGGAATTACTATCGTAATCGGAAGATTTATTCCATTTATTCGTACTTTTGTTCCATTCGTATCTGGTGCAAGTAAGATGCACTATAGAACTTTCATCATTTACAACTTCATTGGTGGTTTTCTCTGGGTAACTTTATTTGCAGCTCTCGGATTCTTCTTCGGAAATATCCCAGTTGTTCAAGAACACTTCTCATTGATCGTCATTGCAATTATTTTAATTTCAGTTTTACCGGTATTGATTATCTGGTTAAAGAAAAAATTAGTATTAAAAAAGGAGCTTCGTTAA
- a CDS encoding NAD(P)/FAD-dependent oxidoreductase has protein sequence MKKYDLAIIGAGPVGLFAASFANLHGLKTICFDALEEVGGQINMLYPQKNIKDIPAFPSIKGKDLISQLLKQNVDTNFLLSHKVKNISFLEDKNILIDEEYQVKSLLIATGLGAFKPKMLPLATTSETKSHIHYSMQHPEIFANKKVAILGGGDSALDWAMELANTSDIFLIHRRNEFRGLESSVNKLKSLKNVELLTPYLPKELQFNNNRMELVLHKVGKNDDFVTRNIDEILVAYGFKSDNRQLRKWGIKLENNLISVSQQMRTNLSNVYAIGDAVTYPGRVPMIALGFGEAQIAISNIMQDLFPEKTMTFHSTSI, from the coding sequence ATGAAAAAATACGACTTAGCTATTATTGGAGCAGGTCCCGTTGGTTTGTTTGCTGCTTCTTTTGCTAATTTGCATGGATTAAAAACTATCTGCTTCGATGCTTTAGAAGAAGTTGGTGGTCAAATTAATATGCTTTATCCGCAAAAAAACATTAAAGATATTCCAGCCTTTCCTTCAATTAAAGGGAAAGATTTAATTTCTCAATTACTTAAACAAAATGTAGATACTAACTTCTTACTTTCTCATAAGGTAAAAAACATCTCTTTCTTAGAGGATAAAAATATCTTAATTGACGAAGAATACCAGGTTAAAAGCCTATTAATTGCTACTGGTCTTGGCGCTTTTAAGCCTAAGATGCTTCCCTTAGCTACTACTTCCGAGACCAAGTCGCATATTCATTATTCAATGCAACATCCCGAAATTTTTGCCAATAAAAAGGTAGCTATTCTTGGCGGGGGTGACTCTGCACTTGATTGGGCAATGGAGTTAGCAAATACCTCGGATATTTTTTTGATTCATCGCAGAAATGAATTTCGCGGACTAGAAAGTTCAGTAAACAAACTCAAAAGTTTAAAAAATGTTGAACTTTTAACTCCTTATCTTCCCAAAGAACTTCAATTCAACAATAATAGAATGGAATTAGTTTTGCACAAAGTTGGTAAGAATGATGATTTTGTCACTAGAAATATTGATGAAATCTTAGTTGCATATGGTTTTAAGAGTGATAATCGTCAATTACGCAAGTGGGGCATTAAATTAGAAAATAATCTGATTTCTGTTTCTCAACAAATGAGAACGAATCTCTCAAATGTTTATGCAATTGGTGACGCTGTTACTTATCCAGGAAGAGTACCAATGATTGCTTTGGGTTTTGGTGAAGCTCAAATTGCGATTAGCAACATTATGCAAGACCTATTTCCAGAGAAAACAATGACGTTTCATTCTACCAGTATTTAA